In Silene latifolia isolate original U9 population chromosome X, ASM4854445v1, whole genome shotgun sequence, the following proteins share a genomic window:
- the LOC141616888 gene encoding uncharacterized protein LOC141616888, with amino-acid sequence MDMMKGINITMPFIDAVKEIPSYGKFLKELISNKNSLSPTTTVNLSKECSANLMNEAPQKLEDPRSFSIPCKIGTVHIERALCDLGASISLMPLKIFKKLKGYELSPTRVSLQLADRSVRYPIGLVEV; translated from the coding sequence ATGGACATGATGAAGGGAATCAACATCACCATGCCCTTCATTGATGCCGTCAAGGAGATACCAAGCTATGGAAAGTTCTTGAAGGAGCTAATTTCAAACAAAAATTCCTTGAGTCCAACAACAACGGTGAACTTATCCAAGGAATGTAGCGCAAATCTTATGAATGAGgctcctcaaaagcttgaagacccgAGGAGTTTTTCTATACCTTGCAAAATTGGGACCGTGCATATTGAGAGAGCcttgtgtgatttgggggcaaGCATTAGTCTTATGCCCCTCAAAATTTTCAAGAAGTTGAAGGGTTATGAGCTTTCACCAACAAGGGTTTCTCTCCAACTTGCGGATAGGTCGGTAAGATACCCAATCGGTCTTGTGgaggtgtag